One genomic region from Arthrobacter sp. FB24 encodes:
- the istA gene encoding IS21 family transposase → MESRVELFALIRRDARVEGLSVRALAAKHKVHRRTVRQALESASPPERKPRQGVAWRLEPFKPAIDAMLTEDTTAPRKQRHTARRILARLVEEHGAEELSYSTVRDYVRVRRAQIDVEAGRRVEVFIPQEQAPGAEVEVDFGEVWVVLNGVKTKCHMFVFRLSNSGRAIHRIYLTQAQEAFLEGHIEAFNVLGGIPTKHIRYDNLTSAVTAVVFGQGRQRQENDRWVLFRSHYGFDPFYCQPGIAGAHEKGGVEGEVGWFRRNRLSPMPVAGSLDELNDRIRAWEVLDDRRRINDRIRTIGQDFALEQPFLAPLPAELFDPGLVLTPRVDRSSMVTARMVKYSVPARFIGRRLRVSLRASEVVVFDGRTVVARHQRIVAKHGQSVQLDHYLEVLKTKPGALPGSTALARSRESGAFTTAHDAFWAASRRVNGDADGTRELIDVLLLHRSMDAGDVQAGITAALGVGAVSADVVAVEARRHSSSVSDGGAGPDRHPVAREDADVQRVVSLTQRRLMDPAAVIAGLPSDTRPLPSVGVYDELLAKRSHPAGIVSKESISWALQHPL, encoded by the coding sequence ATGGAGTCGAGAGTGGAGTTGTTCGCACTGATCCGAAGGGACGCCCGGGTCGAGGGCCTCTCGGTCCGTGCGCTGGCAGCCAAGCATAAAGTTCATCGAAGGACGGTGCGGCAGGCCCTGGAATCGGCCTCCCCTCCGGAGCGCAAGCCCAGGCAAGGGGTTGCCTGGCGGCTGGAGCCGTTCAAGCCGGCAATCGATGCCATGCTGACCGAGGACACGACGGCGCCGCGCAAGCAGCGCCATACCGCGCGCAGGATTCTGGCCAGACTCGTTGAAGAGCACGGCGCGGAGGAGTTGTCGTATTCGACGGTGCGTGACTATGTGCGGGTCCGGAGGGCGCAGATCGATGTCGAGGCCGGCCGCCGGGTTGAGGTGTTTATCCCGCAGGAGCAGGCCCCGGGCGCTGAGGTCGAGGTGGATTTCGGTGAAGTGTGGGTCGTGCTGAACGGGGTGAAAACGAAGTGCCATATGTTCGTTTTCCGGCTGTCAAACTCGGGCCGGGCCATCCACCGGATCTATCTGACGCAGGCGCAGGAAGCTTTCCTCGAAGGCCACATCGAAGCCTTCAATGTTTTGGGCGGCATTCCGACCAAGCACATCCGATATGACAATCTCACCAGCGCCGTTACCGCGGTGGTGTTCGGGCAGGGCCGGCAGCGGCAGGAGAACGACCGTTGGGTACTGTTCCGTTCTCACTACGGCTTCGACCCCTTCTACTGCCAGCCCGGCATCGCCGGGGCGCATGAGAAAGGCGGGGTCGAAGGGGAGGTGGGCTGGTTCCGCCGCAACAGGCTCTCCCCAATGCCTGTTGCTGGGTCTTTGGATGAGCTCAACGACCGGATCCGGGCCTGGGAAGTCCTGGACGATCGCCGACGGATTAATGACAGGATCCGCACCATTGGCCAGGACTTCGCCCTCGAACAGCCATTCCTAGCGCCGTTGCCGGCTGAGCTCTTCGACCCGGGGCTGGTCCTGACACCGCGGGTGGACCGGTCCTCGATGGTCACGGCGCGGATGGTGAAGTATTCCGTCCCGGCCCGGTTCATCGGCCGTCGACTCCGGGTGTCTTTGCGGGCGTCCGAGGTCGTGGTGTTCGACGGCCGCACGGTGGTCGCCAGGCATCAGCGGATCGTTGCCAAACATGGGCAGTCCGTCCAGCTGGACCACTATCTGGAGGTCCTCAAAACCAAACCCGGCGCGCTGCCCGGTTCCACCGCCCTGGCCCGGTCGCGGGAGTCCGGCGCGTTCACCACCGCGCACGACGCGTTCTGGGCTGCCTCCCGGCGGGTCAATGGCGATGCGGACGGGACCCGTGAACTGATCGATGTCCTGTTGCTCCACCGGTCAATGGACGCAGGTGATGTCCAAGCCGGGATCACCGCGGCGTTGGGGGTGGGTGCTGTCAGTGCCGACGTCGTCGCGGTCGAAGCCCGCAGACACAGCTCAAGCGTCTCCGACGGTGGGGCCGGCCCGGACCGTCATCCCGTTGCTCGAGAAGACGCGGATGTGCAACGGGTTGTCAGTCTTACCCAGCGTCGGCTCATGGATCCGGCGGCGGTCATCGCCGGGCTCCCATCCGACACGCGGCCGTTGCCATCGGTCGGTGTCTATGACGAGTTGCTGGCCAAACGCAGCCACCCCGCCGGAATCGTGTCAAAGGAGAGCATCTCATGGGCCCTGCAGCACCCTCTATGA
- the istB gene encoding IS21-like element helper ATPase IstB has protein sequence MGPAAPSMTITPTLRRRRGLTEQAAVAAVDQACRRLRLPTIRAVLDEALTVAGKEQLSYQGFLAELLLAECDDRDRRSSLRRVKAAGFPRDKWLGDFDFDANLNINAATIHTLATGDWIRKGSPLCLIGDSGTGKSHLLIGLGTAAAEKGYRVKYTLATRLVNELVKAADEKVLAKTIARYGRVDLLCIDELGYMELDRRGAELLFQVLTEREEKNSIAIASNESFSGWTKTFTDPRLCAAIVDRLTFNGAIIETGTDSYRLAHSLNRVNPG, from the coding sequence ATGGGCCCTGCAGCACCCTCTATGACCATCACTCCGACCCTGCGCCGGCGGCGCGGCCTGACTGAACAAGCCGCCGTGGCGGCTGTGGACCAGGCCTGCCGGCGGCTCCGCCTGCCCACGATCCGGGCCGTGCTCGATGAAGCGCTCACCGTTGCGGGAAAGGAGCAACTGTCTTACCAGGGGTTTCTGGCGGAACTGTTGTTGGCCGAGTGTGATGACCGGGATCGACGGTCCTCTCTCCGCCGGGTGAAAGCGGCAGGTTTCCCGCGGGATAAATGGCTGGGCGACTTCGACTTCGACGCGAACCTGAACATTAACGCCGCCACCATCCACACCCTCGCCACCGGGGATTGGATACGCAAAGGATCGCCCCTATGCCTGATCGGTGACTCCGGCACCGGGAAATCCCACCTGCTCATCGGCTTGGGCACCGCCGCTGCGGAGAAGGGATACCGGGTTAAGTACACCCTGGCCACGAGGCTCGTGAACGAACTCGTCAAAGCGGCTGACGAGAAAGTCCTCGCCAAGACCATCGCCCGCTACGGCCGCGTCGACCTGCTCTGTATCGACGAGCTTGGCTATATGGAATTGGACCGGCGCGGCGCGGAGCTTCTCTTCCAGGTCCTCACTGAAAGGGAAGAGAAGAACTCCATCGCCATCGCAAGCAATGAGTCCTTTTCGGGCTGGACCAAGACCTTCACAGACCCAAGGCTGTGCGCCGCGATCGTGGATAGGCTCACGTTCAATGGCGCCATAATCGAAACCGGCACCGACTCCTACCGCCTTGCACACAGCCTCAACCGGGTAAATCCAGGCTAG
- a CDS encoding DNA gyrase subunit A — protein sequence MDEDERQAREQLMIHDALVQAMDRREEVFQEIEDSEDMDEAIRRVGQLLGVGELGSRFVLDLQARRFTRDQRQAISSYAEELRSRLRDGR from the coding sequence ATGGATGAGGATGAGCGGCAGGCGAGGGAACAATTGATGATCCACGATGCCCTGGTGCAAGCGATGGATCGGCGCGAAGAGGTGTTCCAGGAGATTGAGGATTCAGAGGACATGGACGAAGCAATCCGTCGCGTGGGTCAGCTGTTGGGCGTGGGAGAGCTGGGCAGCCGGTTTGTCCTCGACCTGCAGGCCAGAAGGTTCACCCGGGACCAGCGTCAGGCCATCTCTTCCTATGCAGAAGAACTTCGATCAAGGTTGCGTGATGGCCGCTGA
- a CDS encoding recombinase family protein, producing the protein MAAHRIGYARVSTRDQNLDLQLTALKGAGCDRIFEDTMSGTKAGRPGLAKALETLREGDTLIVWKLDRLGRSVKDLLDFAGGLNERGIGFVSLTDSIDTTTASGRFFFNVMASLAQMERELMVERTQAGLQAAREQGRVGGRKRVMTEAKIRSARKLLNQGTPPKEVAASLGVSVPTLYRWVPATNPEALAVP; encoded by the coding sequence ATGGCTGCACACCGTATCGGCTATGCCAGAGTGTCCACGCGCGACCAGAACCTGGATCTGCAGTTGACTGCTTTAAAAGGTGCAGGATGCGATCGCATCTTTGAAGACACAATGAGCGGCACCAAGGCCGGCCGCCCAGGTCTTGCCAAAGCGCTGGAAACACTCCGTGAGGGAGACACTCTCATCGTGTGGAAGCTGGACCGTCTTGGCCGCAGCGTGAAGGACCTCCTGGATTTCGCCGGAGGCCTGAACGAGCGCGGCATTGGTTTTGTCAGCCTCACCGACTCGATCGACACCACCACCGCCTCCGGACGCTTCTTCTTCAACGTGATGGCCTCCCTGGCGCAGATGGAACGCGAGCTCATGGTCGAACGCACCCAGGCAGGCCTACAGGCAGCACGCGAACAGGGCCGGGTCGGCGGACGCAAGCGTGTAATGACTGAGGCCAAGATCCGCTCAGCTCGGAAGCTCCTCAACCAGGGAACGCCGCCAAAGGAAGTTGCCGCCAGCCTCGGGGTCTCGGTGCCCACGCTGTACCGCTGGGTCCCGGCGACGAACCCTGAAGCACTGGCAGTCCCGTAG
- a CDS encoding RHS repeat-associated core domain-containing protein, translating to MVLPPASGADGIKSGNRSAAAMITRQLTDLSALSYNPTNGNVVLTGQLLHVKGANRDLSIGWRYNSINDVRPTLSVGAVEAGVTVGTGNSVTYTAPDGGTYTFVSAGAGVWTMPPGLNATITVFTSTAITIRFNDTGFTNEYELVGSVFRLKYMNDQNASSPNRITYTYNGSGQLSTINDTIGGRPVTFSYSDPNNAEQPSSIHDDALSRTISLEYSGPNGAMSRITDATGAVMDFGYGAPSDRITTVTDDAGTVTTLAYDTPQKRLGQATYATGTAVQSVWQYSYLIDPVNGFFAYVKDPNLNTTQFRSSAANQNAQTQDPLGHQSQFLVDAHDNVTNTATSLGYSTTYTYNTNNSLTKITSPAAAGGGTGGEISFTYPTNTGNPLSNYQPNTSISSENQTTSYSYDANTNNRYQTTTPGTGGGAGGTPKLNYQGDAAGTTCGAKKGQVCKSTDGNGNITTYTYGALGMPTTITRPSPLGTITNVYDDASRLITSTDGKGQTAHYDYDDNDRLVQIDRGVNCATLCVSYVYDGRGNLIEREDDTGITTYAWDLQNRPQSKTIGGVTTSVTYDGASNILTSVDPLGTVTYKYDAASRLISLAEPGGSCPGTPAFPNATKCTGFDYDNDNRRTAVKYPTGVKNTTVYDNNSRITSITATNTSAGILAKRAYTYTMNGTKDGALRKTMTDQAGTVTTYSYDPMNRLSQAVTGTVTETWTYDKNANRTKDTKTGTADVYNAYNAADQLCWAGSSAGTCASPPGGATTYSYDANGNTTVAGATTQGYNVFDQFTSNSNGGTTNYTYTGSRNDERLTAGSTAFLNGSLGITRQTTGGASTSFIRDPQGTLISMRTSTGASFYYTTDALGSIILLTDSAQAAAATYAYDSWGLTTASSGAQAATNPWTYAGGYNDTTSNRIKFGARYYNPYRGRFTQPDPSNQEANRYAYAGCNPINSTDPSGLASQECIGQAGQSGAALFVAMFAAMAVITLTGGAALAAAGVAISTFGGGIFSGISAAATCRR from the coding sequence ATGGTGCTTCCGCCGGCGTCAGGGGCGGACGGGATCAAGTCCGGGAACCGGTCAGCGGCGGCGATGATCACCCGCCAGCTCACGGACCTATCAGCTCTCTCGTACAACCCGACCAACGGCAATGTGGTGCTGACCGGGCAGCTGCTGCACGTCAAAGGGGCCAACCGCGACCTGAGCATCGGGTGGCGGTACAACTCGATCAATGACGTCCGACCGACGCTGTCGGTCGGCGCGGTCGAGGCGGGCGTGACGGTGGGGACCGGGAATTCGGTGACGTACACGGCCCCGGACGGGGGCACATACACGTTCGTCTCCGCGGGTGCCGGGGTGTGGACGATGCCTCCTGGCCTGAACGCGACGATCACCGTATTCACCTCGACGGCGATCACGATCCGGTTCAACGACACCGGCTTCACCAACGAGTACGAACTTGTCGGGTCGGTTTTCCGGCTCAAGTACATGAACGACCAGAACGCGTCCTCCCCAAACCGGATCACCTACACCTACAACGGGTCCGGGCAGCTGAGCACGATCAATGACACGATCGGCGGCCGGCCGGTCACGTTCTCCTACAGTGACCCGAACAACGCCGAACAGCCGTCCTCGATCCACGACGATGCGCTATCGAGGACGATTTCGCTCGAGTACAGCGGGCCGAACGGTGCGATGTCCAGGATCACGGATGCAACCGGGGCGGTCATGGACTTCGGCTACGGTGCCCCAAGCGACCGGATCACCACCGTCACCGACGACGCCGGAACCGTCACGACCCTGGCCTATGACACTCCCCAGAAGCGGCTCGGTCAGGCGACCTACGCGACCGGCACGGCGGTGCAAAGCGTCTGGCAGTACTCCTACCTCATCGATCCGGTCAACGGGTTCTTCGCCTACGTCAAGGACCCCAACCTCAACACCACCCAGTTCCGGTCATCCGCCGCGAATCAGAACGCCCAAACCCAGGATCCACTGGGGCACCAGAGCCAGTTCCTTGTTGACGCACACGACAACGTCACAAACACTGCCACGAGCCTTGGCTACAGCACCACCTACACCTACAACACCAACAACTCCCTGACGAAGATCACCTCACCCGCAGCAGCGGGCGGCGGGACCGGCGGGGAAATCAGCTTCACCTACCCGACCAACACCGGCAACCCGCTCTCGAACTACCAACCCAACACCTCGATCAGCAGCGAGAACCAAACCACCAGCTACAGCTACGACGCCAACACCAACAACCGCTACCAAACCACCACGCCCGGCACAGGCGGCGGGGCCGGCGGAACCCCGAAGCTGAACTACCAGGGAGACGCGGCAGGGACCACGTGCGGAGCCAAAAAGGGCCAGGTGTGCAAGTCCACCGACGGCAACGGCAACATCACCACCTACACCTACGGGGCATTGGGGATGCCCACCACGATCACCCGCCCGTCCCCGCTGGGGACGATCACCAACGTCTACGATGACGCGTCCCGACTGATCACCTCCACCGACGGCAAAGGCCAGACCGCGCACTACGACTACGACGATAATGACCGGCTGGTCCAGATCGACCGCGGCGTCAACTGCGCCACCCTCTGCGTGTCCTACGTTTACGACGGGCGCGGGAACCTGATCGAACGCGAGGACGATACCGGGATCACGACCTACGCCTGGGACCTGCAAAACCGGCCACAATCCAAGACCATCGGCGGAGTCACGACCTCGGTTACCTATGACGGGGCCTCGAACATCCTGACCTCCGTCGATCCGCTCGGGACCGTGACCTATAAGTACGACGCGGCGAGCCGATTGATCTCCCTGGCCGAACCCGGCGGCTCCTGCCCCGGGACCCCGGCGTTCCCGAACGCCACCAAATGCACCGGATTCGACTACGACAACGACAACCGCCGCACCGCGGTCAAGTACCCCACCGGGGTCAAGAACACGACCGTGTACGACAACAACTCCAGAATCACCTCCATCACCGCGACCAACACCAGCGCCGGGATTCTGGCCAAACGCGCCTACACCTACACCATGAACGGCACCAAGGACGGCGCGCTCCGGAAGACCATGACCGACCAGGCCGGCACCGTCACCACCTACAGCTACGACCCGATGAACCGGCTCAGCCAGGCAGTGACCGGAACCGTCACCGAAACGTGGACCTACGACAAGAACGCCAACCGCACCAAAGACACCAAAACCGGCACTGCCGATGTGTACAACGCCTACAACGCCGCGGACCAGCTCTGCTGGGCCGGTTCCAGCGCCGGGACCTGCGCCTCACCCCCCGGCGGCGCGACCACCTACAGCTATGACGCCAACGGCAACACCACCGTCGCCGGAGCCACCACCCAGGGGTACAACGTCTTTGACCAGTTCACCTCCAACAGCAACGGCGGCACCACGAACTACACCTACACCGGTTCCCGCAACGACGAACGCCTCACCGCGGGTTCAACCGCGTTCCTCAACGGATCCCTCGGCATCACCCGACAGACCACGGGCGGGGCGAGCACCTCGTTTATCCGGGACCCGCAAGGTACCCTCATCAGCATGCGCACCAGCACAGGGGCCAGCTTCTACTACACCACCGACGCGCTGGGCTCGATTATCCTGCTCACCGACAGCGCGCAGGCAGCCGCTGCGACATACGCCTACGACTCCTGGGGCCTCACAACGGCCAGCAGCGGCGCGCAGGCAGCAACGAATCCATGGACCTACGCCGGCGGCTACAACGACACCACCAGCAACCGCATCAAATTCGGTGCCCGCTACTACAACCCCTACCGCGGCCGCTTCACCCAACCCGACCCCTCGAACCAGGAAGCCAACCGCTACGCCTATGCCGGGTGCAACCCGATCAATTCAACAGATCCCAGCGGTCTTGCTTCCCAGGAATGCATCGGGCAGGCCGGCCAGAGTGGCGCAGCTCTCTTCGTTGCGATGTTCGCGGCAATGGCTGTTATCACTTTGACCGGCGGCGCTGCGTTAGCGGCCGCGGGGGTTGCGATATCGACATTCGGCGGTGGCATTTTCTCCGGAATCAGCGCGGCCGCTACCTGCCGGAGATGA